From a region of the Narcine bancroftii isolate sNarBan1 chromosome 5, sNarBan1.hap1, whole genome shotgun sequence genome:
- the LOC138764593 gene encoding zinc finger protein 583-like: protein MNPFQCSDCGKNFKWSSDLTKHRRVHTGEKPFTCPDCGKGFAHISNLRTHQRVHTGEKPFGCHECAKSFTQRCSLEVHQRVHTGERPFTCPECKKAYTTLSNLEIHLRVHTGERPFTCPDCGKGFTQFTDMRTHRRVHTGEKPYACPECEKAFTKRGNLEVHQRVHTGERPFTCSECKKAYTTLSSLERHLWVHTGEKPFVCPECEKAFTQRCHLEVHRRVHTGEKPFTCPKCGKGFIETSSLKSHQRVHTGEKPFTCPKCNKEFARISNLRSHQRVHTR, encoded by the coding sequence ATGAACCCGTTTCAGTGCTCCGACTGCGGGAAGAACTTTAAATGGTCGAGTGATTTAACGAAACAccggcgggtccacactggggaaaaacccttcacctgccctgattgTGGGAAGGGATTTGCTCACATCTCCAACCTgcggacccaccagcgggtccacaccggggaaaagCCATTCGGCTGCCATGAGTGCGCGAAGTCCTTCACGCAGAGATGCAGCCTTGAGgtacaccagcgggtccacactggggagaggcccttcacctgccctgagtgcaagAAGGCCTACACCACTTTGTCCAACCTTGAGATACAcctgcgggtccacactggggagaggcccttcacttgTCCTGATTGCGGGAAGGGGTTTACCCAGTTCACCGACATGCGTACCCACCGGCGGGTCCACACCGGTGAAAAGCCGTATGCCTGCCCTGAGTGCGAGAAGGCCTTTACCAAGAGAGGGAACCTTGAGgtacaccagcgggtccacactggggagaggcccttcacctgctctgAGTGCAAGAAAGCCtacaccactttgtccagccttGAGAGACACCtgtgggtccacaccggggaaaagCCATTCGTCTGCCCCGAGTGCGAGAAGGCCTTTACCCAAAGATGCCACCTTGAGGTACACCGGCGGGTCCACACCGGTGAGAAGCCATTCACCTGCCCCAAGTGTGGCAAAGGCTTCATTGAAACCTCCAGCCTGAAGAGCCACCAGCGAgtccacactggggaaaagccATTCACCTGCCCCAAGTGCAACAAGGAGTTTGCACGGATCAGTAACCTCCGGtcgcaccagcgggtccacaccaggTAA